CTCCCCCTTCCTTCGCGCACTATCTCTTCCGGCCGTCCCGGCCCAACCTCCGTCCAGGCCCCTCATGAGCCGGCCTTCAACCCATGGCCTTGAAGAGGTTGGCCATCTCGACGGCCGCCAGGGCCGCGTCGCGCCCCTTGTTGCCCGACTTGGTGCCCGAACGCTCTATGGCCTGCTCCAGGCTGTCGGCCGTCACCACCCCGAAGGCCACCGGCACGCCGCTCTCCAGACTCGTCCTCGCTATCCCCCTGGCCGCCTCGCCCGCCACATAGTCGAAGTGAGGCGTCGCCCCCCGCACTATCACGCCGAGGCATATGACACAGTCGTAGCGGCCGCTCTTTGCCAGCCTCTGGGTGGCAAGGGGCA
Above is a window of Deltaproteobacteria bacterium DNA encoding:
- a CDS encoding 6,7-dimethyl-8-ribityllumazine synthase, whose protein sequence is MPKIVEGKLSAAGLKTAIVVSRFNEFLGERLVEGAVDTLLRSGAADEDIEIVKVPGAFEMPLATQRLAKSGRYDCVICLGVIVRGATPHFDYVAGEAARGIARTSLESGVPVAFGVVTADSLEQAIERSGTKSGNKGRDAALAAVEMANLFKAMG